The following proteins come from a genomic window of Vidua chalybeata isolate OUT-0048 chromosome 2, bVidCha1 merged haplotype, whole genome shotgun sequence:
- the GJA3 gene encoding gap junction alpha-3 protein, with protein MGDWSFLGRLLENAQEHSTVIGKVWLTVLFIFRILVLGAAAEEVWGDEQSDFTCNTQQPGCENVCYDKAFPISHIRFWVLQIIFVSTPTLIYLGHVLHIVRMEEKRKEKEEMKKKGSSKDGNYPVAAASGSGGGGGSNNVKDQSIVKRGKEKLPVRDEHGRIRMGGALLRTYVFNIIFKTLFEVGFIVGQYFLYGFELKPVYQCSRSPCPHTVDCFISRPTEKTIFIIFMLVVASVSLLLNMLEIYHLGWKKLKQGMTSQYILEMPVATMTPVMVTGESKPVSLPPPAPPVVVTTATPPPVLPDTRAVTPLLTPVTMASYYATAAPRPRPPSNTTSMASYPAAPQVPEDRHRAVTPTPISTPVTIPTPIPTPTPAAINYFNSSSRALTSEQNWVNMAAEHQGKVSSSSAGSSTPSSIRHPLPEQEEPLEQLLPPPAVLPIAAANSGSSTSLSGASGSKWDVEGEVELSGARPVSAACTTVEMHEPPLLVDTRRLSRASKSSSCRARSDDLAV; from the coding sequence ATGGGTGACTGGAGCTTTCTGGGGCGACTGTTAGAGAATGCGCAGGAGCACTCCACAGTTATTGGCAAGGTTTGGCTGACGGTACTGTTTATCTTCAGGATCCtggtgctgggggctgctgctgaggaggtCTGGGGAGACGAGCAGTCGGACTTTACATGCAACACGCAGCAACCTGGTTGCGAAAATGTTTGCTATGACAAAGCCTTCCCCATTTCTCACATTCGCTTCTGGGTGCTGCAGATCATTTTTGTCTCCACTCCAACCCTCATCTACCTGGGCCATGTCCTGCACATTGTACGCatggaggagaagaggaaagagaaagaggagatgAAAAAGAAGGGAAGCAGCAAAGATGGCAACTACCCAGTAGCAGCAGCATCTGGCAGCGGTGGTGGAGGAGGCAGCAATAACGTCAAAGATCAATCTATTGTCaaaagggggaaggagaagctCCCAGTCCGTGATGAACATGGTAGAATTCGTATGGGGGGTGCCTTGCTCCGTACCTATGTCTTCAATATCATATTCAAGACACTGTTCGAGGTGGGCTTCATTGTGGGCCAGTACTTCCTATATGGCTTTGAGCTAAAGCCAGTCTACCAGTGCAGCCGCTCACCTTGTCCACACACTGTGGACTGCTTCATCTCGAGGCCCACTGAGAAGACaatcttcatcatcttcatgtTGGTGGTGGCCTCAGTCTCCCTGCTGCTGAACATGCTTGAGATATATCACTTGGGGTGGAAGAAGCTTAAGCAGGGCATGACGAGTCAGTACATCCTAGAGATGCCTGTTGCAACAATGACACCAGTTATGGTAACAGGGGAGTCCAAACCTGTTTCCCTGCCTCCGCCAGCACCACCTGTGGTGGTCACGACTGCCACACCACCCCCTGTTCTGCCTGACACCCGTGCTGTCACACCGCTGCTGACTCCAGTGACCATGGCATCTTACTATGCTACAGCTGCTCCAAGACCACGGCCCCCCTCCAACACAACGTCCATGGCAAGCTaccctgctgctccacaggtTCCTGAGGATAGGCACCGTGCTGTGACTCCTACACCCATCTCCACTCCCGTCACCATCCCGACCCCCATCCCCACACCCACGCCAGCTGCCATCAACTACTTCAACAGCAGCAGCCGTGCCCTGACATCCGAGCAGAACTGGGTCAACATGGCAGCTGAGCACCAGGGCAAGGTTTCCTCCAGCTCAGCAGGCTCCTCTACCCCCAGCAGCATCCGGCATCCTCTTCCTGAGCAGGAAGAGCCACTGGAGCAGCTACTCCCacccccagctgtgctgcccattGCCGCAGCCAACAgcggcagcagcaccagcctgagCGGGGCGAGCGGCAGCAAGTGGGATGTGGAGGGCGAGGTGGAGCTGTCGGGGGCGCGGCCCGTCTCGGCTGCCTGCACCACGGTGGAGATGCACGAGCCACCGCTGCTGGTAGACACGCGGCGCCTGAGCAGGGCCAGTAAGTcgagcagctgcagagcccgGTCAGACGACCTGGCCGTGTAA